One region of Chitinophaga varians genomic DNA includes:
- a CDS encoding gliding motility-associated C-terminal domain-containing protein: protein MRSRQIRRPFRILFLLLALLPVALKARAVNPFTASSTCVQDSVFFVIKQPAGIDSVKWYFGDPPSAQKDTSNKIKGAFHVYQQTGTYTVTLVAWRNGVQDITTQPVTIVTPVIYDLGPQDVTLCQGGTMTLSAPIIPGAAYLWQDSSTAPTILVDTSATYKVKINGCLIPDSVNVFYTPIPKVDLGPDLVLCSGEQLQLDATAQNCTYLWSTGNTTPVQDVRTSGTYKVRVFPKGCAEIDDEITITFTGPPYPFSLGPDTLLCPGESITLAPSVPEATAWKWSNGATTPSITVNYEANIWALVEINHICNVVDTIFVNFNRLRKLNLGNDTTICTGNFLVLTADFGNGLYRWQDGSDQATYYVTKPGNYFVHAQIGRCESSDTIHVSFNDTLRVNLGPDTLLCRDEVYQIPVVGAGGAPFKWQDSTSIPQYIVRQPGIYSLLAWNACGKSVDSVKVDYHDCECTVHFPNAFTPNGDGRNDYFRPRYRCPIEQYTLSIYNRWGERVFYTNDPQIGWTGRVKGLQADLGTYVWIVDYREVYTRIPVHKTGTVTVLY from the coding sequence ATGAGAAGCCGCCAAATACGTCGTCCCTTTCGCATTCTGTTTCTGCTGCTGGCCCTGCTGCCGGTTGCCCTAAAAGCCAGAGCCGTCAATCCTTTCACGGCATCGTCCACCTGTGTGCAGGACAGTGTGTTTTTCGTGATCAAACAACCGGCGGGCATCGACTCCGTGAAATGGTATTTCGGCGATCCCCCTTCGGCCCAAAAAGACACATCAAACAAGATAAAAGGCGCTTTTCACGTATACCAGCAAACAGGCACCTACACCGTTACCCTGGTTGCCTGGCGCAATGGCGTACAGGACATCACCACACAACCTGTTACGATCGTCACCCCGGTGATCTATGACTTAGGTCCCCAGGACGTCACGCTTTGTCAGGGAGGCACCATGACCCTTAGCGCGCCCATTATACCCGGCGCTGCTTACCTGTGGCAGGACAGTTCCACCGCCCCTACCATCCTCGTAGATACATCGGCGACCTATAAAGTGAAGATCAACGGCTGTCTGATACCCGATTCCGTCAACGTGTTTTATACCCCCATACCTAAGGTAGACCTTGGCCCTGACCTTGTATTGTGTTCCGGCGAACAGCTGCAGCTCGACGCCACCGCACAGAACTGCACCTACCTCTGGAGCACCGGCAATACCACACCTGTACAGGACGTACGGACTTCCGGCACCTACAAAGTACGTGTATTCCCGAAAGGATGTGCCGAGATAGATGATGAGATCACCATTACGTTTACCGGTCCGCCCTACCCATTCAGCCTTGGGCCGGACACGCTGCTATGCCCGGGCGAATCCATTACGCTGGCGCCTTCCGTTCCGGAAGCTACCGCCTGGAAATGGAGCAATGGCGCTACTACGCCGTCTATCACGGTCAACTATGAAGCAAATATCTGGGCGCTGGTGGAGATCAATCATATCTGTAATGTGGTAGACACCATTTTTGTGAACTTCAACCGGTTGCGTAAACTCAACCTGGGTAACGATACCACCATTTGCACCGGTAATTTCCTGGTGCTGACAGCCGATTTCGGCAATGGTTTATACCGTTGGCAGGATGGTTCCGATCAGGCCACGTATTATGTTACCAAACCCGGCAACTACTTTGTACATGCACAAATAGGGCGGTGTGAATCATCGGACACCATACACGTGTCTTTTAATGATACATTGCGCGTGAACCTTGGACCGGACACGCTGCTGTGCCGTGACGAAGTATACCAGATCCCTGTGGTGGGCGCGGGCGGCGCGCCTTTCAAATGGCAGGACAGCACCAGCATACCGCAATATATTGTGCGGCAGCCGGGCATCTATTCGCTGCTTGCCTGGAATGCCTGCGGCAAGAGCGTGGATTCTGTAAAAGTGGATTATCACGATTGTGAGTGCACCGTACATTTCCCGAATGCGTTCACACCCAATGGCGACGGGCGCAATGACTACTTTCGGCCACGGTACCGGTGCCCAATAGAACAATATACCCTGAGCATCTACAACCGGTGGGGGGAGCGGGTGTTTTATACCAATGACCCGCAGATAGGCTGGACCGGCCGCGTGAAAGGCCTCCAGGCAGATCTGGGCACCTATGTATGGATTGTGGACTATCGCGAAGTGTATACCCGTATTCCGGTACATAAGACCGGTACGGTGACGGTTTTATACTAA